Within the Acuticoccus sediminis genome, the region AGGGTCAGGCGGGCATCGAGGCCGAAGTTCGCAAGGATCAGGAGCTTGTAGGCCGTGTCCCAGCCCTCGAGATCGCCGCGCGGGTCGCGTTCCGCGAAGCCGCCGGCCTGCGCTTCGGCGAGCGCCTCCGCGAGCCCCACACCGCGCGTCATCATCGCGTCGAGCAGGAAGTTCGTCGTGGCGTTGAGGATCCCTTCGAGGCCGAGAACGGTGGTTCCCCGAAGATTGTAGTCGAGGAGGTCGATGGTCGGCAGTGCGGCACCGGTCGCCCCGCTGACCTTCAACGTCGCGCCCGTGCCGCGTGCGATTTCGCGCAACCGGGGGCCGGAGTGGACCAGCGCGCCCTTGGAGACGGCGATGGCGTCGCGCCCGGCTTCGAGCGCCATCGTGAGGTAGGCGAGGCCGGGGCCGCCGGTGCGGTGGTCGCTCGGCCCGGCTTCGATCACGACGTCGGCGCCGGTGGAGGCGACGAAGTCCGGCCCGCTCAGGTCTTCCTCGAGGGCGTCGAACCGCGCCTCGTCGAGCCCGGCGGGATCGAACAGGCCGCTCCGTGAACCGCAGACCGCGACCAGGCGAACGTCGACACCAAGGAGATCCCGATAGCGCGAGCGCCGGGCGAGCAGCATCGCCGCGATGGCGCGGCCGACCCGTCCGAAGCCGGTGATCGCGATCTGGCTTGTCTGCATGGTGGCACTCATTCCCCGTCCTCGGATGACGTGACAGCTGGCGATGCTGGAGCACGGACGCCACGTGCCCGCATGTAAATGCTTGTGAATCGCGCCGGTGCATGCGCCCCCGGCGACGTCCGGCTAGAGCACATGCTCGATCCTGATGGGCAGGTCGCGCACTCGCCGCCCCGTGGCGTGGTACACGGCGTTGGCAATGGCCGCCGCGACACCGACCACGCCGATCTCGCCGACGCCCTTCACCCCGGCAGCGTTCACCGCGCTGTCCTCCTCGGGCACCATGATCGCCTGCACGTCGCCGATATCGGCGTTCACAGGTAAGAGGTATTCGGCGAGGTTCGCGTTGATATAGGCGCCGTTGCGCTCGTCGATCTCGGTCGCTTCGAAGAGCGCCGAGCCGATGCCCCAGATCATTCCGCCGACGAGCTGGCTATGCGCGGTGCGCGGATTGATGATGCGCCCGCACGCGAAGGCGCCGACCGCGCGGGGCACCCGGATCTCGTGCGTCAGCGCGTGGACGCGGACCTCGACGAACTGCGCCCCCAGCGCGAACTGCACCCGGTCGGGCAAATGCACCCCGCCGGCCGGACCCGCCTGACCGCGGTAGAGTGCGCGCATCCCGTCCGGCGCGACGCCGTGCGGGCGGATTTCCGCCAGCTCCTCCACAGCGCCCATCCCGGACGCCTCCATCGCCGGGATGACGGCGGCGGGCGTCGCTGCATCGAGCCGTCGGCGGATCGCGGCGCACGCGGCCATGATCGCCGGGGCAACGCTCGCGGTGGAGGATGAGCCACCCGCGACGATGGCCGGCGGCAGGTCGCTGTCGCCGATCGCCACCGCGACCCGGTCGACAGAAACGCCCAGTTCCTCGGCGGCGACCTGCGCCATCATCGTTGTCATGCCCTGGCCGAGCTCGTGGCCGGCGCTGGCGACGTGCACCCGCCCGTCCGCGGTGAGGCGGACACGGGCGGCCGAGGCTCCGGCGTAGGTCGGATAGAACGCCGCCGCGCAGCCCCAGCCGACGCGCCAATCGCCATCCGTCATGGAGCCCGGCTCCGGGGAGCGCGCGGCCCAGCCGAATGCCGCCGCCGCCTCGTCGAAGCAGCGCATCAGCGAGCGGCTGGTGTAGGGGAGGCCGCCGACAGGGTCGGTCAGCGTGTCGTTGACGCGCCGCAGCTCCACCGGATCCATGGCAAGCTTCACGGCGAGTTCGTCGAGCGCACTCTCCAGAGCAAATCCGTACGGCATCTCGCCGGGCGCGCGCATGAAACCGGGCGTCGAGCGGTCGGCGGCGACAGCGTTCACGCGGACCGATATGTTGGGGCAGGCGTAGAGCCGCGCGGTCATCGACGCGGCGCCCATCGCCAAGGTGTCGGCGCGCGAGGTCAGTTCCCAGCCCTCGTGGCGCATCGCGGTCAGGCGGCCGTCGCGGTCCGCTGCGAGTTCAACGTGATGGCGCGTCTCCGCGCGATAGCCGGAGAGGGTGAAGCCCTGCTCGCGCGTCGGTACCAGCACCACGGGACGCCCGAGCCGCCGCGCCGCCAGTGCGACAAGGGCGGTGCGCTGGGTGAGGAAGCCCTTGGCGCCGAAGGCGCCGCCGACATATGTCGACACCACGCGGATGCGGTCCGGCTCGATCCCGAGTTGGTCCGCGAGGCCGAACTTGACGTTGTTCAGGTACTGGCTCGGCTCGTGGACGGTCAACCGGTCGCCGTCCCACACGCACTGGGTGGCGAACAGCTCCATCGGGTTCTGGTGCTGCGTCGGCGTCGAGTAGCGCGCGTCGACCGTGACGGGCGCCGCCGAGAACGCCGCCGCGACGTCGCCGGTCGTGA harbors:
- a CDS encoding homoserine dehydrogenase encodes the protein MSATMQTSQIAITGFGRVGRAIAAMLLARRSRYRDLLGVDVRLVAVCGSRSGLFDPAGLDEARFDALEEDLSGPDFVASTGADVVIEAGPSDHRTGGPGLAYLTMALEAGRDAIAVSKGALVHSGPRLREIARGTGATLKVSGATGAALPTIDLLDYNLRGTTVLGLEGILNATTNFLLDAMMTRGVGLAEALAEAQAGGFAERDPRGDLEGWDTAYKLLILANFGLDARLTLDDVAVEGIAAITADDIATWQSEGRVPKLVGRLTREGDRFAARVGLETFTRNDPLAHVSGHDKAIRVATDTMGELVAIGGASEPTATAAAALKDLEHILTARLSRGRAG
- a CDS encoding xanthine dehydrogenase family protein molybdopterin-binding subunit; translation: MNLPLFPTPAHAVPRVEGRAKVTGAARYASDVRLPRTAYAYLVTSRIGRGAVQAFELTSARAVPGVLDILTHETVGDAIPQRPSLYAGGYLADSVRPLGSAEVAHWGQPVAMVLAETFEAAREAAGRVGVSCDEAPTAVAIDAGTVQKLEPMTITTGDVAAAFSAAPVTVDARYSTPTQHQNPMELFATQCVWDGDRLTVHEPSQYLNNVKFGLADQLGIEPDRIRVVSTYVGGAFGAKGFLTQRTALVALAARRLGRPVVLVPTREQGFTLSGYRAETRHHVELAADRDGRLTAMRHEGWELTSRADTLAMGAASMTARLYACPNISVRVNAVAADRSTPGFMRAPGEMPYGFALESALDELAVKLAMDPVELRRVNDTLTDPVGGLPYTSRSLMRCFDEAAAAFGWAARSPEPGSMTDGDWRVGWGCAAAFYPTYAGASAARVRLTADGRVHVASAGHELGQGMTTMMAQVAAEELGVSVDRVAVAIGDSDLPPAIVAGGSSSTASVAPAIMAACAAIRRRLDAATPAAVIPAMEASGMGAVEELAEIRPHGVAPDGMRALYRGQAGPAGGVHLPDRVQFALGAQFVEVRVHALTHEIRVPRAVGAFACGRIINPRTAHSQLVGGMIWGIGSALFEATEIDERNGAYINANLAEYLLPVNADIGDVQAIMVPEEDSAVNAAGVKGVGEIGVVGVAAAIANAVYHATGRRVRDLPIRIEHVL